A section of the Gloeobacter violaceus PCC 7421 genome encodes:
- a CDS encoding Tex family protein produces MASNLVQVLAREFSLAPTQVENTLKLFAEGATVPFVARYRKERTGGLNEVQLRELAERHAYLGELEERKTVILASIGEQDKLTDELTKRIVQCGTKSELEDLYLPFRPKRRTRAAAAREKGLEPLADRLAALNRPDAPAVDLEAEAVKYVGEAVASAEEALAGAADILAEAAAERAPLRAWVRAYLLKSGHFAARIKPDFPPGSTKFEMYRDYRIAVRSVAPHNLLALFRGEAEGVIALDLEFDERAVLDYLEAREIRTREPALRRFWQQMLQDAFERLFKNALTGEVRALKKQEADLASIQTFEANLRELLLASPAGRLPTLAIDPGFRTGCKVAVLGPTGTFIEYQAIFPHQGAGQRAQAARVLQDLITRHRIGLIAVGNGTGGRETDAFVGEVIAALDPQPLKVMVSEAGASIYSASAVAAAEFPDLDVTVRGAISIGRRLQDPLAELVKIDPKSIGVGQYQHDVDQKLLKRKLDETVESCVNHVGVDLNTASAELLTFVAGIGVAVAHNIVIYRDTHGPYKNRRALLKVTKLGPKAFEQAAGFLRIRDGDNPLDNTAVHPESYPVVRAMASDLGIPLDRIAEIPKHLQSADLNRYAGPTVGEPTLRDILAELEKPGRDPRAAFQYATFKEGVNALKDLVVGMELEGVVTNVTNFGAFVDIGVHQDGLVHVSQLADRFVADPKAVVKVGQIVRVRVLEVNTALGRIGLSMRQAGAPPRR; encoded by the coding sequence ATGGCTTCGAATCTTGTCCAAGTGCTGGCGCGGGAATTCTCCCTCGCCCCGACCCAGGTGGAAAACACCCTCAAACTCTTTGCCGAGGGAGCGACAGTCCCGTTTGTGGCCCGCTACCGCAAGGAGCGCACCGGCGGCCTGAACGAGGTGCAACTGCGCGAACTGGCCGAGCGGCACGCTTACCTGGGTGAACTGGAGGAGCGCAAGACGGTTATCCTCGCGAGTATCGGCGAGCAGGACAAGCTCACCGACGAGCTGACAAAACGCATCGTTCAATGCGGAACAAAGAGCGAACTGGAGGATCTCTACCTGCCCTTTCGGCCCAAACGGCGCACCCGCGCCGCCGCGGCGCGCGAGAAGGGGCTGGAGCCTCTCGCTGATCGGCTTGCCGCCCTCAATCGCCCCGACGCTCCGGCGGTCGACCTGGAAGCTGAGGCGGTAAAGTACGTGGGCGAAGCGGTGGCAAGCGCCGAGGAAGCCCTCGCGGGAGCTGCGGACATTCTGGCGGAGGCGGCAGCCGAGCGGGCGCCTTTGCGCGCCTGGGTGCGCGCATATCTGCTCAAATCCGGGCATTTCGCCGCCCGCATCAAGCCGGACTTCCCGCCGGGCTCCACCAAGTTCGAGATGTACCGCGATTACCGAATAGCGGTGCGCAGTGTCGCTCCCCACAATCTGCTCGCGCTGTTTCGGGGTGAGGCGGAAGGGGTGATCGCGCTGGATCTGGAGTTCGACGAGCGCGCTGTGCTCGACTATCTCGAGGCGCGCGAAATCCGCACCCGCGAGCCGGCCTTGCGCCGCTTCTGGCAGCAGATGCTCCAGGACGCCTTCGAGCGGTTGTTCAAAAATGCTTTGACCGGCGAAGTGCGCGCCCTCAAAAAGCAAGAAGCCGACCTCGCCTCGATTCAGACTTTTGAGGCCAACTTGCGCGAATTGCTCCTGGCGAGCCCCGCCGGCCGATTGCCGACCTTGGCCATCGATCCGGGTTTTCGCACCGGCTGCAAAGTGGCGGTCCTCGGCCCCACGGGCACCTTTATCGAGTACCAGGCAATTTTTCCTCACCAGGGGGCAGGCCAGCGCGCCCAGGCGGCGCGGGTGCTGCAAGATCTGATCACCCGCCACCGCATCGGGCTGATTGCCGTCGGCAACGGCACCGGTGGCCGCGAGACCGACGCCTTTGTGGGTGAGGTAATTGCTGCGCTCGATCCGCAGCCCCTCAAGGTGATGGTGAGCGAGGCGGGGGCGTCGATTTATTCGGCGAGCGCAGTGGCCGCCGCCGAATTTCCGGACCTCGACGTGACGGTACGCGGGGCAATCAGCATCGGCAGGCGGCTGCAAGACCCGCTCGCCGAACTGGTCAAAATCGATCCCAAGTCGATCGGCGTCGGCCAGTACCAGCACGACGTCGATCAAAAATTGCTCAAGCGCAAGCTCGATGAGACGGTCGAAAGCTGCGTCAACCACGTCGGAGTCGACCTCAACACCGCCTCGGCCGAACTGCTGACGTTTGTGGCGGGGATCGGGGTTGCCGTCGCCCACAACATCGTGATCTACCGCGACACCCACGGCCCGTATAAAAACCGCCGCGCACTGCTCAAGGTCACCAAGCTTGGCCCCAAAGCCTTCGAGCAGGCGGCCGGTTTCCTGCGCATCCGCGACGGCGACAACCCCCTCGACAACACAGCAGTCCACCCGGAGAGCTATCCGGTGGTCCGGGCGATGGCGAGCGATCTGGGCATTCCCCTCGACCGCATCGCCGAGATTCCCAAACACTTGCAGTCGGCTGATCTAAACCGCTACGCCGGTCCCACCGTCGGCGAGCCCACGCTGCGCGACATTCTGGCCGAACTCGAAAAACCCGGCCGCGACCCGCGCGCCGCCTTCCAGTACGCCACCTTCAAAGAGGGCGTCAACGCACTCAAAGATCTGGTCGTCGGTATGGAACTGGAGGGAGTGGTCACCAACGTCACCAACTTCGGCGCCTTTGTCGACATCGGTGTGCATCAGGACGGACTGGTGCACGTCTCGCAACTGGCCGACCGCTTCGTGGCCGATCCGAAGGCCGTTGTCAAAGTCGGGCAAATTGTCCGGGTGCGCGTGCTGGAGGTGAACACAGCCTTAGGCCGCATCGGTCTGTCGATGCGGCAGGCGGGGGCGCCGCCGCGGCGCTAA
- a CDS encoding C2 family cysteine protease: protein MPEEEEEFHEEDASPGEMDEPAMALEAPEPEEPQLLASLESEGPQAAPEILSEQQDDDGNTLFRETRDAEGDITVQGASFGDELVVEAHYDDGFLGLGILRQVDGVTVSTQSGFSKSYLGEEADNLTLRGGAGGDTFAIDAAVQADLTIEAGNGSDTIQGGDGNETIDGGRGDDTIDGGGGDDTIAGERGDDLIRGGLGNDTIDAGEGNDTIDGGDGDDKLTGGEGDDVLHAGHGRDTLEDTQGNNWFIAQAQDRVAAADQAQNETTTAADPSQVPVVEQHSFAHGAYRNFDNWDLDDDGLVEKTETIQLMSDPSIEGQDAATLGTLRSMQGQADTWNIGALSDDGRFPWSEDPKGMSQADLLAYTRLGEDDENRKLTEAYFLRTDNYIEGLSDQTRSQGLFTGDGTIEAADVKQGNAGTCNPLSALIGELSQDPEAVQERFGQNADGSFSVELGSGEQKVAPLTDAERAYFGRAENGDWQAVYEKAVLQAGLSGDGNNFENTIRAVTGNDSTAITLDGEHRAEALSALESALEDDRLALASLSDNEDEKQNGGIVLPDNHAYAVVGYEDGQVEMQNPWGREEPKGANGRPRDGKDDGRFTVSKDELIDTFDWLGVEQPPRRPGGGR, encoded by the coding sequence ATGCCCGAAGAAGAAGAAGAATTTCACGAAGAAGATGCATCGCCTGGGGAAATGGACGAGCCGGCGATGGCGCTCGAAGCACCGGAACCCGAGGAGCCGCAGCTGCTTGCGAGCCTCGAATCCGAGGGGCCGCAGGCGGCCCCGGAAATTCTCAGCGAACAGCAGGACGACGACGGCAACACGCTTTTTCGGGAGACCCGCGACGCCGAGGGCGATATCACGGTGCAGGGGGCAAGCTTCGGCGACGAACTTGTCGTCGAGGCCCACTACGACGACGGATTTCTGGGGCTGGGCATTTTGCGGCAAGTCGACGGCGTCACAGTCTCGACCCAATCCGGCTTCAGCAAATCGTACCTGGGCGAGGAAGCTGACAACCTCACCCTCCGGGGAGGAGCCGGAGGAGATACCTTCGCCATCGACGCGGCGGTCCAGGCCGACCTTACCATCGAAGCCGGCAATGGCAGCGACACGATCCAGGGTGGCGACGGCAACGAGACCATCGACGGCGGCCGGGGCGATGACACGATCGACGGGGGCGGCGGCGACGACACCATTGCAGGCGAACGGGGCGACGATCTGATCCGCGGCGGTCTGGGCAATGACACGATCGACGCCGGCGAGGGCAACGACACGATCGACGGAGGCGACGGCGACGACAAGCTTACCGGCGGCGAAGGGGACGATGTCCTGCACGCCGGGCATGGTCGCGACACCCTCGAAGACACCCAGGGCAACAACTGGTTTATCGCCCAGGCCCAGGACCGGGTCGCAGCGGCAGATCAAGCCCAAAACGAAACCACCACCGCAGCGGATCCGTCGCAGGTGCCCGTCGTCGAGCAGCACAGCTTTGCCCACGGCGCCTACCGCAACTTTGACAACTGGGATCTCGATGACGACGGCCTGGTAGAAAAGACCGAAACCATCCAGCTGATGAGCGATCCGAGCATCGAGGGCCAGGATGCGGCAACCCTGGGCACGTTGCGCTCGATGCAGGGGCAGGCCGACACCTGGAATATCGGCGCATTGAGCGACGACGGCCGCTTTCCGTGGTCGGAAGACCCTAAAGGAATGAGCCAGGCGGATTTGCTCGCCTACACCCGGCTTGGCGAGGACGACGAGAACCGCAAGCTCACCGAAGCTTACTTCCTGCGCACCGACAACTACATCGAAGGACTCAGCGATCAAACCCGTAGCCAGGGGCTCTTTACCGGCGACGGCACCATCGAGGCGGCCGATGTCAAGCAGGGCAACGCCGGCACCTGCAATCCGCTCTCGGCCCTGATCGGCGAACTTTCTCAAGATCCCGAGGCGGTTCAGGAGCGCTTTGGGCAAAACGCAGACGGCAGCTTCAGCGTCGAACTCGGCAGCGGCGAGCAGAAGGTAGCCCCCCTCACCGACGCCGAGCGCGCCTACTTCGGCCGCGCCGAGAATGGCGACTGGCAGGCGGTCTACGAAAAAGCCGTCCTGCAGGCGGGCCTGAGCGGCGACGGCAACAACTTCGAAAACACGATCCGCGCCGTCACCGGCAACGATTCCACTGCGATCACTCTAGACGGCGAACACCGAGCCGAGGCTCTAAGCGCTCTGGAATCGGCCCTCGAAGACGACCGGCTGGCCCTTGCCAGCCTCAGCGACAACGAGGACGAAAAGCAAAACGGCGGGATTGTCCTGCCGGACAACCACGCCTACGCCGTGGTCGGCTACGAAGATGGGCAGGTAGAAATGCAAAATCCCTGGGGCCGCGAGGAACCCAAAGGTGCGAATGGCCGCCCCCGAGACGGCAAAGACGACGGGCGTTTCACCGTGAGCAAAGACGAACTTATCGACACCTTCGACTGGTTGGGAGTGGAGCAACCGCCCCGGAGGCCGGGCGGCGGCCGTTAG
- the hflX gene encoding GTPase HflX, with amino-acid sequence MAIDSTITAFREPAIDKIYGPHKGLKPAQLRQLSRLYSRPFPVNRFLSPEFAERLAALSAELETPLCVYANRRGQVVRVGVGTPKETQFSPDELPRQGAERLSGLRCVATRLDGDGPSRGDLTALALQRLDALVILDVAIQGYRRQGGGLSGFVQRVHIANLVPDPLAKWVVSTPQPLGQVSNQDFDEFLGDLEDEFRREWTARVVESDRERVLLIDFFSTRTSQRAMEEELSELVQLVTSAGGEVLKVFYQRREQPDPSTLIGRGKLEEVALSVQELGANLVVCGRELTSSQARNLELALGVRVVDRTELILDIFARRARSHEGKLQVELAQLQYLMPRLTGKGEALSRLGGGIGTRGPGETKLETDRRVIRRRIAKLQGEVDDLQAHRARMRARRQRKEVPVFALVGYTNAGKSTLLNALTGAGTLVADQLFATLDPTTRRLELPTGDAVLLTDTVGFVHDLPPQLIDAFRATLEEVTEADALLHVVDLSNPAWMNHIQAVQHILESLPIATGPQLLVFNKVDRVSSQVRAFAEQEYPLAIFISAKNGWGFLALREALTRWMRSLSDLWPPMAESGTGGETDLN; translated from the coding sequence GTGGCCATCGATTCCACGATTACCGCTTTCAGAGAACCAGCCATAGACAAAATCTACGGTCCGCACAAAGGTCTCAAGCCTGCCCAACTAAGGCAACTCAGCCGCCTGTACAGCCGGCCGTTCCCCGTGAACCGCTTTTTGAGCCCTGAGTTTGCTGAGCGGCTGGCCGCCCTGAGTGCGGAGCTGGAGACGCCCCTGTGCGTCTACGCCAACCGCAGAGGCCAGGTGGTGCGCGTCGGTGTCGGCACCCCCAAAGAAACCCAATTTTCGCCGGACGAACTGCCGCGCCAGGGTGCCGAGCGCCTGAGCGGCCTGCGCTGCGTGGCGACCCGCCTCGATGGCGACGGCCCCAGCCGCGGCGATCTCACCGCCCTTGCCCTGCAGCGGCTCGACGCGCTGGTGATTCTCGATGTGGCCATCCAGGGCTATCGGCGCCAGGGCGGCGGGCTGAGCGGCTTTGTCCAGCGCGTGCACATCGCCAACCTGGTGCCGGACCCGCTCGCCAAGTGGGTAGTCTCGACGCCCCAACCGCTGGGCCAGGTGAGCAACCAGGACTTTGACGAATTTCTAGGCGATCTCGAAGACGAATTTCGCCGGGAGTGGACGGCGCGGGTAGTCGAGAGCGACCGCGAGCGGGTGCTGCTCATCGACTTTTTCTCGACGCGCACCAGCCAGCGCGCCATGGAAGAAGAACTCTCCGAACTGGTGCAACTGGTCACCAGTGCAGGCGGCGAGGTACTCAAAGTCTTTTACCAGCGCCGTGAACAGCCCGACCCCTCGACTTTGATCGGTCGGGGCAAACTCGAAGAAGTAGCCCTGAGCGTCCAGGAACTGGGGGCCAATCTGGTCGTCTGCGGACGCGAACTGACCTCCAGCCAGGCGCGCAACCTGGAACTCGCCCTGGGGGTGCGCGTGGTGGACCGTACCGAACTGATTCTCGATATTTTTGCCCGCCGCGCCCGCTCCCACGAGGGCAAGCTGCAGGTGGAACTGGCCCAGTTGCAATATCTGATGCCGCGCCTGACGGGCAAGGGCGAGGCCCTCTCGCGCTTGGGCGGCGGCATCGGCACCCGCGGCCCCGGTGAAACAAAACTGGAGACCGACCGGCGGGTGATCCGCCGCCGGATCGCCAAATTGCAGGGCGAAGTGGATGACCTTCAGGCCCACCGCGCCCGCATGCGCGCCCGCCGCCAGCGCAAGGAAGTGCCCGTCTTCGCCCTGGTGGGCTATACCAACGCCGGCAAATCGACCCTGCTCAACGCCCTCACCGGCGCCGGAACCCTGGTGGCGGACCAACTGTTTGCCACCCTCGATCCGACCACGCGCCGCCTGGAGTTGCCCACCGGCGACGCGGTGCTGCTCACAGACACGGTCGGCTTCGTCCACGATCTGCCGCCGCAGCTCATCGACGCCTTTCGGGCCACCCTCGAAGAAGTCACCGAGGCCGACGCCCTGCTGCACGTGGTCGATCTGTCCAACCCGGCCTGGATGAACCATATCCAGGCGGTGCAGCACATCCTCGAAAGCCTGCCCATCGCCACCGGACCGCAACTATTGGTCTTCAACAAAGTCGACCGGGTCAGCTCCCAGGTACGCGCCTTCGCCGAGCAGGAATATCCCCTCGCGATCTTCATCTCCGCCAAGAACGGCTGGGGATTTTTGGCGCTGCGCGAGGCGCTCACCCGCTGGATGCGTTCGCTGAGTGATTTATGGCCGCCCATGGCCGAATCGGGCACAGGCGGCGAAACGGACCTCAATTAA
- a CDS encoding rhodanese-like domain-containing protein: protein MPYQEISVAELQRKLASQAEGTQFVDVREPEELEQSRLDGFINLPLSHYQEWSMRLGEILDPQKETIVLCHHGMRSADMCSFLLRRGYENVKNVQGGIHAYSLYVDPNVPRYM from the coding sequence ATGCCCTACCAGGAGATTTCCGTCGCCGAACTCCAGCGCAAACTCGCTTCGCAGGCCGAAGGCACCCAGTTTGTCGATGTGCGCGAACCGGAGGAATTAGAGCAATCCAGGCTCGACGGCTTCATCAACCTGCCGCTGAGCCACTACCAGGAATGGTCGATGCGCCTGGGCGAGATTCTCGACCCGCAAAAAGAGACGATCGTACTATGCCACCACGGCATGCGCTCCGCCGACATGTGCTCGTTTTTGTTGCGCCGCGGCTACGAGAACGTCAAGAATGTCCAGGGCGGCATCCACGCCTACTCGCTGTACGTCGACCCGAACGTGCCGCGCTATATGTAG
- a CDS encoding M3 family oligoendopeptidase — protein MAEPVDFSDIQTEVPTYEQVASEYDEIHRGLSQSDWQSAFGRWDALRRRLASWSALAYLRFSQDTANPESKQARDYCDELSPRLTDLEVQLKRQLLGDPRRADFEAHIGLQAFALWEADVTTFDPAIEADLVAEARLAAEYTELLASAKLDFEGETLNLEGIGKYTQHADRELRHRAQRVNWQFFEQHAGALDRIFDELVRLRHAMARKLGFDNYIALGYRRMQRIDYDAQDVARYRDQVAQSVVPLAEQLVSRQAQNLGVERVYFWDEPVFDPKGNPAPLGDHDWMIEQARAMFGAMAEPLGDFFQTLVNCHLLDLKNRPAKAGGGFCTSFPTHGLPFIFANFNGTKHDVEVFTHEMGHAFQNWQSRDTPVYDYLWPTLESCEIHSMSLEFLTWPYMDRFFGSEAERFRTIHLAESLLFLPYGVAVDHFQHLVYAHPEATPAERRQMWLEMERRYLPWRDYGDLAYPVTGGRWQLQRHIYGSPFYYIDYTLAGCCALQFWAKAQSDYAGALADYVALCRRGGEAPFQELVRSAGLVSPFAPGALGAVVERAREALALPTSR, from the coding sequence ATGGCGGAGCCAGTGGATTTTTCAGACATTCAAACCGAGGTGCCGACCTACGAGCAGGTGGCCTCCGAGTACGACGAGATCCACCGGGGGCTTTCCCAGAGCGATTGGCAAAGCGCCTTTGGCCGTTGGGACGCGCTCAGGCGGCGGCTCGCTTCCTGGAGTGCCCTCGCCTACCTGCGCTTCAGCCAGGACACCGCCAACCCCGAGTCCAAACAGGCCCGCGACTACTGCGACGAGCTGTCGCCCAGATTGACCGACCTGGAGGTGCAACTAAAGCGGCAACTGCTCGGCGATCCCCGCCGGGCGGACTTTGAAGCGCACATTGGCCTTCAAGCCTTCGCCCTATGGGAGGCGGATGTCACTACCTTCGACCCGGCCATCGAAGCGGATCTGGTGGCCGAGGCGCGCCTGGCGGCCGAGTACACCGAACTACTCGCCTCGGCCAAGCTCGACTTCGAAGGGGAGACCCTCAACCTCGAAGGAATCGGCAAATACACCCAGCACGCCGATCGCGAGCTGCGTCACCGCGCCCAGCGGGTGAATTGGCAATTTTTTGAACAGCACGCGGGCGCCCTCGACCGCATTTTTGACGAACTGGTGCGCCTGCGCCACGCCATGGCCCGCAAGCTGGGTTTTGACAATTACATCGCTCTGGGCTACCGGCGCATGCAGCGCATCGACTACGACGCCCAGGACGTGGCCCGCTACCGCGACCAGGTGGCTCAGAGCGTGGTGCCGCTGGCCGAGCAACTGGTGTCCCGCCAGGCGCAAAATCTGGGAGTCGAGCGGGTCTACTTCTGGGACGAGCCGGTCTTCGATCCGAAGGGCAATCCCGCTCCCCTGGGCGATCACGACTGGATGATTGAGCAGGCGCGCGCCATGTTCGGCGCGATGGCCGAACCGCTCGGAGATTTTTTCCAGACCCTGGTGAATTGCCATCTGCTCGATCTCAAAAACCGCCCCGCCAAAGCCGGCGGCGGCTTTTGCACGAGCTTTCCAACCCACGGGCTGCCGTTTATCTTTGCCAACTTCAACGGCACCAAGCACGACGTCGAAGTGTTCACCCACGAGATGGGCCACGCTTTCCAGAACTGGCAAAGCCGTGATACTCCCGTCTACGACTACCTGTGGCCGACGCTCGAATCGTGCGAAATCCACTCGATGAGTCTGGAATTTCTCACCTGGCCCTATATGGACCGCTTCTTCGGATCCGAGGCCGAGCGCTTCCGCACCATTCACCTCGCCGAGTCGCTGCTGTTTTTGCCCTACGGCGTGGCGGTCGATCACTTTCAGCACTTGGTCTATGCCCATCCGGAGGCGACCCCGGCCGAGCGCAGACAGATGTGGCTGGAGATGGAGCGGCGCTATCTGCCCTGGCGCGACTACGGGGATCTGGCCTACCCGGTGACGGGCGGGCGCTGGCAGTTGCAGCGGCACATCTACGGATCGCCTTTTTATTACATCGACTACACCCTCGCAGGCTGCTGCGCGCTGCAGTTCTGGGCCAAGGCCCAGAGCGATTACGCAGGGGCACTCGCCGATTACGTGGCGCTGTGCCGCCGGGGGGGTGAAGCACCCTTCCAGGAACTGGTTCGCTCGGCCGGGTTGGTCTCCCCCTTTGCCCCCGGCGCCCTCGGTGCCGTGGTTGAGCGCGCCCGCGAGGCTCTGGCGCTCCCTACCAGCCGCTAA
- a CDS encoding carbohydrate ABC transporter permease yields MRTFGWLAVVVGAGIILLPLVLVVVSSLQPGGLVASLDPGRWNFGNYRAAWAQADFLLAFALTALVAGMVTLLQVLTSALAGYALARLNFRGKRGVLLLVIATIVIPYQVLVVPIFLVLRAGGLVNSFWALVLPTAANGYGIYLLRQFFLTVPLALEEAAYIDGASRLRVLWEILLPLSRPALVTLGLFTFIAEWNDLFKPLVFAPAGNLLTVQLALSRFQETFATDFSLLMAATVIGSLPVIVLFALGQRQLVRGIATTGLKN; encoded by the coding sequence ATGCGCACTTTCGGCTGGCTGGCGGTGGTGGTGGGGGCAGGGATCATTCTGCTGCCCCTGGTCCTGGTGGTGGTCAGCTCGCTGCAGCCGGGCGGGTTGGTGGCGAGCCTTGATCCCGGCCGTTGGAACTTCGGCAATTACCGTGCGGCCTGGGCGCAGGCCGATTTTTTGCTCGCCTTCGCCCTCACGGCTCTGGTGGCTGGGATGGTGACGTTATTGCAGGTGCTCACTTCAGCCCTCGCGGGTTACGCCCTTGCCCGGCTCAATTTTCGCGGCAAGCGCGGCGTGCTGCTGCTGGTGATCGCCACGATCGTGATTCCTTACCAGGTGCTGGTGGTGCCGATCTTCCTGGTGCTCAGGGCCGGGGGGCTGGTCAACAGTTTCTGGGCGCTGGTCTTGCCCACCGCCGCCAACGGCTACGGTATCTATTTGCTCAGGCAATTTTTCCTCACCGTACCGCTTGCCCTCGAAGAAGCGGCCTACATCGACGGCGCGAGCCGCCTGCGGGTGCTGTGGGAAATTTTGCTGCCGCTGTCGCGCCCGGCGCTGGTGACTTTAGGACTATTCACCTTCATTGCCGAGTGGAACGACCTGTTCAAGCCGCTGGTATTCGCACCGGCCGGCAATCTGCTCACGGTGCAGTTGGCCCTCAGCCGTTTCCAGGAGACATTCGCCACCGATTTTTCGCTGCTGATGGCGGCGACGGTGATTGGCTCGCTGCCGGTGATCGTGCTATTCGCCCTTGGCCAGCGCCAACTGGTGCGCGGCATCGCCACGACGGGCTTAAAAAATTGA
- a CDS encoding acetoacetate decarboxylase family protein has translation MIDQLFSGLRNLSLPDIGVPGTGTPSDPSLDVPMDDPQLVTPPWQVGGQAALELAQFPVEAVRSFVPAGLEILQTWPGYTLGMVALIAYDEAPIGPYNELVIAPALVRSGDVISQWVAAMDVDSEVSLRNGRFQWGLPKQLRTFEYTWQPGRADFAVRRSPDLPALVTASCTEALPLHTIDLPEWLSGVRDALQDLSVPLQFGGLNLITYKSDTFLRTAAHFEGGAAAVRFEMRAEAPDESPYHLLQLRQPLVGLRFERFSLNLAVPTPIVAS, from the coding sequence ATGATCGATCAGTTGTTTTCGGGACTGCGCAATCTTTCGCTGCCTGATATCGGCGTGCCGGGCACGGGCACCCCGAGCGATCCGAGCCTCGATGTGCCCATGGACGACCCCCAGTTGGTGACGCCCCCCTGGCAGGTAGGGGGACAGGCGGCGCTCGAATTGGCCCAGTTTCCGGTGGAGGCCGTGCGATCCTTCGTGCCCGCCGGGCTGGAGATTTTGCAGACCTGGCCCGGCTACACCCTGGGCATGGTTGCCTTGATCGCCTACGATGAGGCACCCATTGGACCCTACAACGAACTGGTGATCGCTCCGGCGCTGGTGCGCTCGGGCGATGTGATTTCGCAGTGGGTGGCGGCGATGGACGTCGATTCGGAAGTGTCGTTGCGCAACGGCCGCTTCCAGTGGGGTTTGCCCAAGCAGCTGCGCACCTTCGAGTACACCTGGCAGCCCGGCCGGGCCGATTTCGCCGTCCGCCGCTCTCCCGACTTGCCGGCTTTGGTGACGGCCAGTTGCACCGAGGCGCTGCCCTTACACACCATCGATCTTCCCGAATGGCTCTCCGGGGTGCGCGACGCCCTGCAGGATCTGAGCGTGCCGCTGCAATTTGGGGGGCTCAATTTGATCACCTACAAAAGCGACACCTTCTTGCGCACGGCCGCCCATTTCGAGGGTGGGGCGGCGGCGGTGCGCTTCGAGATGCGCGCCGAGGCCCCCGACGAGAGCCCCTATCATCTGCTGCAGTTGCGCCAACCGCTGGTAGGACTGCGTTTCGAGCGTTTCAGCCTCAACTTGGCCGTGCCGACGCCGATCGTGGCCTCTTAG